The Brumimicrobium sp. genomic interval AAAAGGACTTAGAAATCATAAAGGAGGGAAAACATTAGCAACAATACTTAATGTTTTAAGAAATGATTTGGGATATTTTGTGCCCGAACCACAAATTGTAAATGCAAAAAACTTTGGTGTTCCGCAAAATAGAGAACGTATTTTTATAACTGGTTTTCATCCAAGTACTGGAATTAATAAGTTTTCTTATCCTAAACCTACAAATAAAAAAATAACATTTGCAGATATTAAGGAGGAAAAAGTACCTGACACAAAATATTATCTTTCTACTACCTATATAAAAACACTTAAAGAACATAAGGCAAGGCATGAAAAAAAAGGTAATGGCTTTGGATATGAAGTTATTCAAGATACTGAAATTGCAAATGCGGTAGTTTGTGGAGGAATGGGAAGAGAGCGAAACTTAGTATTGGATTTTAGAATTATGGATTTTACTCCTACAACTAATATTCTTGGAAAGGTAAATCGTGAAGGGATTAGAAAAATGACTCCAAGAGAATGGGCAAGATTGCAAGGTTTTCCTGATAATTTTATAATCCCTGTTTCTGATGCACAAGCATATAAACAATTTGGAAATTCTGTCGCTGTTCCTGCAATACAGGCAATGGCAAAACAAATTTTAGAAACCTTAGATATAAAGATTGATGATAACAGGAAATAAAGGAGAATGGAGTGAAATTTATACACTTTTAAAAATAATTTCTGATAAAGAGTTACATGGAGGAGATGGATCTCTAAATAAAATCGAATCTTTAATATTTCCAATCATTAAAGTCCTTAGAGACGAATCAAACGGAACTTTTGAATTTGGATATCAAGACGATTTAGTTATCATTAAAAATAATGAAGATATATTTAAAATCTCCATCTTAGACTTTCATAAACAAGCTCATTTTCTATTATCAAAATTACAAGGAAAAACAGAAAGAACATTTTCAGTACCAGAAGTTGAAAAATTCATCAATTCATTTAATAGCAAAACTCTAAAAGCAAAATCTACATTAAAAAGCGACATTCGTGTAGTAATTCATGATCAAAGGACTGGTGTTAATCCAGAATTAGGATTTAGTATAAAATCAAAATTAGGAAGCCCATCAACCTTACTAAATGCTGGAAAAACAACCAACTTTATTTATGAGATTGAAAATACTTCTTTTACTTCTGTCGAAATAGAAGAAATAAACTCTATAAGTTCAGCAAGTAAAATTCAGGATAGAATTCAAAGAATAATAGACAAAGGTGGACTTATTAATTTTAAAAACCTTGAAAATAGTATTTTTGAAAATAATCTCACACTAATTGACAGTTCATTAACAAGAATAGCATCTGAATTATTAATTATATTTTTTACATCTAATACATCAAAAATAAATGAACTTGTCGCATCGGTTGCAACTAAAAACCCTATTGGATATAACATAGACAATAAACATCCATTTTATGAATACAAAGTAAAAAAATTACTTACAGATATAGCCTTAGGTATGACACCTGCTACAGTATGGAATGGAACATTAGATGCTACAGGTGGATATTTAATTGTCAAAGAAGATGGTGACATTTTATGCTATCACATCTACAACAGAAACCAGTTTGAGGACTATTTATTTAAAAATACAAAATTAGAAACAGCAAGCAGTCAAAGACATGGGTTTGGTACAATTTACAAGGAACAAAATAAGTTTTATTTTAAATTAAATCTTCAAATTAGATTTTTATAAAGAAGATATCAGACTATAACACACCTTCTATAAAAAGCAACATATTTATACTGTTAGTTAGTGGATATTAAATACTATCTTTAGTAATATATATTAGCCTTTCTAACAATGTCCACACGCAATTTTATCCACTCTTCGTTGGTGGCGACCACCCTCAAAAGCTGTGTTTAAAAAGATTTCTACAAATTTAATTCCCTCCTCTTTAGAAATAAATCTACCAGGTAAAGCAATAATATTTGCATCATTATGTTGACGAGCTAAGGCAACAATTTCTTCGTTCCAACACAAGGCACCGCGAATTCCTTGGTGCTTATTTACCGTCATATTGATACCATTTCCACTTCCACAAATCACGATTCCTAAAGTTCCTGGATTATTTAGAACGTGCTCTGCTACCGGATGACCATAGTCGGGATAATCAATACTGTCTTCTGAGTAAGTACCGTAATCCTTAAACTGATAGCCTAATTTCGAAAAATATTCCTTCACAGCTTCTTTTAATTGAAATCCAGCGTGATCAGCGCCAATAGGGATAATGATAGATTTGTCCATAACGAATTTTTTACAAAGGTAAGCATTAAATCCACTATCAACAAAGACTAAAACTTATCAACTTTCACATTTTTTCAACATTCTAAAACAAGGAAAATACACGATTTTAGAAATAAAGTTATAGACAGTTTTATTAATAATTTGTTTGCTGATTGTTGATTACTTTCAATAAAATTTACTTGATATTCTCATTTAATTGTCCATCCAAATCTGAAATGAAAAAAGCAAGAGGAATTTATTATTTCTTATTGTAATTTATGCACATCAAAAAATGATAAAAAGTCGATTTTCACACAAAAAAAATATCAACCACTAAACCATTTTTAAAATTGTTTATAAAGATGTAAATCACTCAAAATTAACGCCTTATTTTGGTATAATATGTCAGTAACTTTTGTTTTTTTGTGCATATCTATTAAAGCAAGTTTTTATGCATAATTTAATACACCATTTCAACAGAATAATAATAATAGTAAAATATATTTTAAATTAATTTATTTATATTCTTTTATAGATAGTGAGAAAAAAAGAACGTTTGGATGTTTGAAAAATAATTTTTATCTTCTTGTTAAAATAAACTATACTAATTGATTATCAGTTATTTATAGTTAATTAATTTTGAAAATAAAACTATGATTTGATGAATATTTTTATCCTACTATTTTCATATCGATCTCCTTTTTGAATAAATCGACTTTATTTACTTTTACTAGTACTTTATCACCAAAATTGTAAGTGTATTTAGTATGTCGTCCAGTAATTTGGAATTTATTTTGATCAAAATAATATGTATCATCTGGTAAATCGTTCATCCTAACCATTCCTTCACAATTATTTTCAACTATTTTAACGTAGATACCGTGATCTGTCAAACCTGAAATAGTTCCTTCAAAAACTTGTCCCACTTTATCCAATAGGTATTTTGCTTGGAAGAACTTATTAGATTCTCTTTCTGCTTCTATAGCTTTCTTTTCTTGGTTAGATATATGCTTACAAATTTCATTTAATCTATTTCCGTAGCTCTTATTAACATTGTTTAATTTATCCAATAAAATACGGTGAACCATCAAATCTGCATATCTACGAATAGGAGATGTAAAATGGGTATAAAAATCAAAAGCAAGTCCGTAGTGACCAATATTATTGGTTTGGTAAACTGCTTTTGCCATAGAGCGAATTGCCATATTTTGAATCAAATCGTATTCTGGTGTATCACGTATTTTATCTAATAATTGATTGATTTTTTTAGCTGCAGAATCTACATCTTTTAAAGCTAAGGAATAATTAAATTTATCTATAAAAATAGAAAAGGTATTCAGTTTTTCAATATCGGGTTTATCGTGACAACGGTAAATAAATTCTTTGTTATATCCTTTATCATTATTTAATTTACCTACGTATAAAGCTACACGTTTATTAGCAAGCAACATAAATTCCTCAATGAGTTTATTTGCTTCTTTCATAATGCGTCGTTTCACTTCTATAGGATTTCCGTTTTCATCTAATACAAATCGTAATTCTTCTGATTCTATCGCTAAAGCTCCATTTTGGATACGTTCTTTTCGATAAGCTTGTGCAATATGATGAAGTGTAAGTATTACTTCACTATATTCATCTTTCTTACCTTCAATAATTTCTTGTGCTTCTTCATAGGAAAAACGATGATTAGAGCATATTACTGTTTTTCCAAACCATTGATTATGAATTTTACCATCTTGTCCTATTTCAAAAATTGCAGAGAATGCAAATTTATCTTCATTCGGACGTAAAGAGCATGCTAAGTTTGAAATTTCTTCGGGTAACATAGGAATAACTCTATCTTCTAAATAAACAGAATTTCCTCGTTTTAATGCTTCTACATCAATGGGTGAATTCGGTTGTACATAAAAACTCACATCGGCTATATGAACACCTATTTCATAATTACCATTGTCTAGTTTCTTGAATGAAAGTGCATCATCAAAATCTTTTGCATCTACAGGGTCTATTGTTAAAGTAATCTCGTCACGATAATCTCTTCTTTTTTTAACTTCATCTTGATCTAATTCAACACTTATCTTTTCAGCGATTTCAGTGACCTCTTTCGGAAAACCAGAGTCGAATTGTTTTTTAGCTAAAATAGAAAGCATTTCTGTGTTATTATCACCAGCTTCACCTAATAATTCTACAATTTCTCCATAAGGATTGTCCATATCTTTTGGCCAAGAAGTAATTCTAGCAATCGCTTTTTGACCATGCTTTCCTTCTTTTAATTTTTTTAAGGGAATAAAGATATCTACATTGATTTTTCTATCATCAGAAATTAAAAATGCAAAGTTTTTATGAATATCTAAAGTACCTACAAACAGGGTTATTTTACGTTCTATGATTTTTGTAATAACACCTTCTATTTTCCCCTTTTTTTTCTTAATTACTTGTACTTCAACTAAATCTCCTTGCAAGGCATGATTTGTACATTCTTTACTTACATAAATATCACCTTCCAATTCAGGTACGATAATATATGCAGTTCCTCTAGGGGTTGCATCTACAGTTCCTTGATAAACTGTAGTAAAACCTTCGTTAAGAATAAATTCACCACGTTGAAATTCATTTAAGAACCCATCTTTTTTAAGATCATTTAGAATGGATAAAATAAGTTTACGTAAATTTTTATCTTTAATTTGGAGAATAGCACTAATGTGTGTAGAATTATATTGCTGATCCGGATGACTTTCAAAAATTTTACGAATAGCGACTTCTAATCCTTTTTTATTTATTTTATGTTTTGACATGAATATTATTTGTTCGTATTTTGATCTATCACCTCTGCGATGATGGCTTCAGGATTTCGTATTAATTCAATTTCATCTCCGTTGAGTTGTAAATCTTTGATTGCTGTATCTCGAGTAGGTCTCCACATAACCAGAAAAATAAATGGAATTATTCCTATGTAGATATACATCATATTTTGGGTTAAAAAATAAACAACAAATGAAAATAAAGCGGGTCCTTCTAACATGGCATATCTCATAATGAGTATTGTTCTATATGAATTCATTTTAGAGATAATATCTGTTTTTTTTCTACATTCTCCTATTTTATTTTGAATAAATGTAAAGTTTAAAATAATATTAATTAGAATTATAAGAGGAACGATATATTGGAAAATATCAAATGAATCAGTCTCAACATCTTCAGGTGATAAAGGTTCTGATATAGTAAAAAACATTAAAAATCCCAGTAAAAAAAAAGGAGATAATGTGAGCGCTATATGAATAATAGCTAGATAACTAAAGTATTTTTTTGAGGTTTGAGTTTTTAGATTTTCCATATATTATCATTTATTATTCAATAACTTCTTCATCATCGTCATCTAGATTTATAGAATCATCTGTTATTTCAGGAAAAATTTGTTTTGTTTCTCCTTCACTTAACGTTTCTACATTTTTAAGTTTACGTTGTATAGCTCTTGTTCTTTTACCAATTACATCATCCAATTGATTAAGCCCTGTTTGAATATTTTTTTGTGCTTTATCCATTAAGCCACCAAAGTTTTCAAATTCTGTCTTAACAGCACCTAAAACTTGCCAAACTTCACTACTTCTTTTTTGGATAGCAAGCGTTTTAAAACCGATTTGTAAACTGTTTAAGATAGCTGCTAAAGTTGTTGGACCTGTAACAATTATCTTGTAAGTACGCTGTAACTCTTCTAATAATGCAGCTTTTCGAACTACTTCAGCGTAAATTCCTTCAAAAGGTAAGAATAAAATAGCAAAATCTGTTGTTCCAGGAGGATCAATGTATTTTTCACTAATGTCTTTTGCCATTTTCTTAATGGTTTGCTCTAAGTTTTTCTGTGCAGTGGTTATCTTATCTGGTTCCCCTTCATCATAAGCATCTTGAAGTTGCTCATAA includes:
- a CDS encoding DNA cytosine methyltransferase, which translates into the protein MKALEINSKIQKILSSSKLDNTKFRKNVIEKDNKENLEAAFTHFLHNSKNGHSKTYKKDALNFSKRVLEYEYPEEKITMKVAEEALQYGLFETFDIPFLPKENPNFTFIDLFAGIGGFRLALQNLGGKCVYTSEWDKYSQKTYRANFGETPFGDITKEETKSYIPDDFDVLCAGFPCQAFSIAGKRGGFEDTRGTLFFDVAEIIKRKQPKAIFLENVKGLRNHKGGKTLATILNVLRNDLGYFVPEPQIVNAKNFGVPQNRERIFITGFHPSTGINKFSYPKPTNKKITFADIKEEKVPDTKYYLSTTYIKTLKEHKARHEKKGNGFGYEVIQDTEIANAVVCGGMGRERNLVLDFRIMDFTPTTNILGKVNREGIRKMTPREWARLQGFPDNFIIPVSDAQAYKQFGNSVAVPAIQAMAKQILETLDIKIDDNRK
- a CDS encoding HpaII family restriction endonuclease; the encoded protein is MITGNKGEWSEIYTLLKIISDKELHGGDGSLNKIESLIFPIIKVLRDESNGTFEFGYQDDLVIIKNNEDIFKISILDFHKQAHFLLSKLQGKTERTFSVPEVEKFINSFNSKTLKAKSTLKSDIRVVIHDQRTGVNPELGFSIKSKLGSPSTLLNAGKTTNFIYEIENTSFTSVEIEEINSISSASKIQDRIQRIIDKGGLINFKNLENSIFENNLTLIDSSLTRIASELLIIFFTSNTSKINELVASVATKNPIGYNIDNKHPFYEYKVKKLLTDIALGMTPATVWNGTLDATGGYLIVKEDGDILCYHIYNRNQFEDYLFKNTKLETASSQRHGFGTIYKEQNKFYFKLNLQIRFL
- the rpiB gene encoding ribose 5-phosphate isomerase B, which encodes MDKSIIIPIGADHAGFQLKEAVKEYFSKLGYQFKDYGTYSEDSIDYPDYGHPVAEHVLNNPGTLGIVICGSGNGINMTVNKHQGIRGALCWNEEIVALARQHNDANIIALPGRFISKEEGIKFVEIFLNTAFEGGRHQRRVDKIACGHC
- the rnr gene encoding ribonuclease R, which encodes MSKHKINKKGLEVAIRKIFESHPDQQYNSTHISAILQIKDKNLRKLILSILNDLKKDGFLNEFQRGEFILNEGFTTVYQGTVDATPRGTAYIIVPELEGDIYVSKECTNHALQGDLVEVQVIKKKKGKIEGVITKIIERKITLFVGTLDIHKNFAFLISDDRKINVDIFIPLKKLKEGKHGQKAIARITSWPKDMDNPYGEIVELLGEAGDNNTEMLSILAKKQFDSGFPKEVTEIAEKISVELDQDEVKKRRDYRDEITLTIDPVDAKDFDDALSFKKLDNGNYEIGVHIADVSFYVQPNSPIDVEALKRGNSVYLEDRVIPMLPEEISNLACSLRPNEDKFAFSAIFEIGQDGKIHNQWFGKTVICSNHRFSYEEAQEIIEGKKDEYSEVILTLHHIAQAYRKERIQNGALAIESEELRFVLDENGNPIEVKRRIMKEANKLIEEFMLLANKRVALYVGKLNNDKGYNKEFIYRCHDKPDIEKLNTFSIFIDKFNYSLALKDVDSAAKKINQLLDKIRDTPEYDLIQNMAIRSMAKAVYQTNNIGHYGLAFDFYTHFTSPIRRYADLMVHRILLDKLNNVNKSYGNRLNEICKHISNQEKKAIEAERESNKFFQAKYLLDKVGQVFEGTISGLTDHGIYVKIVENNCEGMVRMNDLPDDTYYFDQNKFQITGRHTKYTYNFGDKVLVKVNKVDLFKKEIDMKIVG